The proteins below are encoded in one region of Desulfovibrio sp. X2:
- a CDS encoding HigA family addiction module antitoxin, whose translation MTDKLPPIHPGKILMEEFLLPLGLSQSSLAIALRVPLQRVLDIVHGRRAITVDAAARLARYFGSTPDFWLNLQTRYNMEMAKDAGLFDRSAHDVCPRQE comes from the coding sequence ATGACCGACAAGCTGCCGCCGATTCACCCCGGCAAAATCCTCATGGAGGAGTTCCTCCTACCTCTGGGGCTCTCGCAGAGCAGCCTGGCCATAGCCCTGCGCGTGCCCCTGCAGCGAGTTCTCGACATTGTGCATGGCAGGCGCGCCATCACCGTGGACGCGGCCGCCCGCCTGGCCCGCTACTTCGGCTCCACGCCAGACTTCTGGCTGAACCTCCAAACTCGCTACAACATGGAGATGGCCAAGGATGCCGGCCTCTTCGACCGCAGTGCCCACGACGTGTGCCCTCGCCAGGAGTAG
- a CDS encoding DEAD/DEAH box helicase family protein, with the protein MSKPNQTPEQKARDAIDKMLAECGWVVQDKKKINFNAGLGIAVREYPTDVGPADYALFVDRKPVGVIEAKREEEGQHLVNVAEQSEEYANAQLKWVKDNFPLPFIYESTGVITIFRDQRDPKPRSREVFSFHRPETFQEWLAQHDTLRGRLEKLPPLPTQGLRDCQKRAIQNLEGSFKLAKPRALVQMATGAGKTYTAITSVYRLLKHANAKRILFLVDTKNLGEQAEQEFMAFTPNDSNDLFTRLYNVQRLKSSYIPHSSHVCISTIQRLYSILKGVELDEAAEESNPAEHVGPKAPIPVAYNGKIPIEFFDFIVIDECHRSIYNLWRQVLDYFDAFLVGLTATPDKRTFAFFNENVVSEYSHEDAVADGVNVGYDVYTIETQITKQGAVLKANQSIEKRNRLSRKKRWEQQDEDEEYSGTQLDKEVVNPSQIRNIIKTYKDKLPVIFPGRCEVPKTLIFAKTDSHADDIIKVVREEFGEGNEFCKKVTYKANEDPKSVLAQFRNSYNPRIAVTVDMIATGTDVKPLECLLFMRDVRSKNYFEQMKGRGTRTLDYDGLKKVTPSASSNKTHFVIVDAIGVTKSHKTDSRALERKPTVSLKDLLMSVMMGATDDDTLTSLASRLTRLNHQLTPEDQKRIEVKTDGVPLSQITKDLLGAMNPDKIDTKAREQFNLTDEQEPTEDQSTKARQELVKNATTVFTGEVCELLDTIRREHEQTIDNHNLDTVLRAEWEGDSIENATKLTTEFAEYVKEHKDEIVALSIYFDQPYRRREVTYDMVKTLLTKLKTDQPKLAPVRIWHAYALLDKVTGKSPENELTALVSLIRRVCGLDTSIAPYGDTVRENFKRWIFKRHQGSGSKFDEEQMTWLRMIRDHISCSFHMDRDDLELAPFDGQGGLGRMWELFGEDMDSMISEMNEELAA; encoded by the coding sequence ATGAGCAAACCCAATCAAACCCCAGAGCAGAAAGCACGGGACGCTATCGACAAAATGCTTGCTGAGTGCGGCTGGGTGGTTCAGGACAAAAAGAAAATTAATTTCAATGCTGGGCTGGGTATTGCAGTCAGAGAATACCCAACGGATGTGGGGCCAGCTGATTATGCCCTCTTTGTTGACAGAAAACCTGTCGGCGTCATCGAAGCAAAGCGCGAAGAGGAAGGACAACACCTCGTCAATGTCGCGGAGCAATCAGAGGAATATGCCAACGCTCAACTGAAGTGGGTTAAGGACAATTTTCCGCTACCGTTCATCTATGAAAGCACAGGGGTAATCACAATTTTTCGGGATCAGCGGGATCCCAAGCCTCGTTCCCGAGAGGTGTTCAGCTTTCATAGACCAGAGACATTTCAAGAATGGCTGGCGCAACATGATACCCTAAGGGGACGACTCGAAAAGTTGCCTCCTCTTCCAACACAAGGGCTCCGAGACTGCCAAAAGAGAGCAATTCAAAATCTCGAAGGCTCGTTCAAGCTGGCAAAGCCCAGGGCTCTCGTGCAGATGGCGACTGGAGCCGGAAAGACGTACACCGCCATTACCTCGGTGTATCGCCTTCTCAAACACGCCAATGCGAAGCGAATTCTTTTTCTGGTCGATACCAAGAACCTGGGGGAGCAGGCGGAGCAGGAGTTCATGGCGTTTACGCCGAATGACTCGAACGATCTTTTTACCCGCCTCTACAATGTCCAGCGGCTTAAATCCAGCTACATCCCTCATTCGTCTCATGTTTGCATTTCAACGATTCAGCGTCTCTACTCCATCTTGAAAGGTGTAGAGCTGGACGAGGCTGCGGAAGAATCTAATCCCGCTGAGCATGTGGGGCCGAAAGCTCCTATTCCGGTTGCTTACAACGGCAAGATTCCCATCGAATTTTTCGACTTCATCGTCATCGACGAGTGCCACCGCTCTATTTACAATCTCTGGCGGCAGGTTCTGGACTATTTCGATGCCTTCTTGGTCGGGTTGACCGCTACGCCAGACAAGCGCACCTTTGCCTTTTTCAATGAAAACGTTGTCAGCGAATACTCCCATGAGGACGCTGTCGCCGACGGGGTGAACGTCGGATATGACGTCTACACCATCGAGACGCAGATTACGAAGCAGGGAGCAGTTCTCAAGGCTAACCAATCCATTGAGAAGAGGAACCGGCTCTCTCGAAAAAAACGCTGGGAACAGCAAGACGAGGATGAGGAGTATTCCGGCACGCAACTTGACAAGGAAGTGGTCAACCCGAGCCAGATTCGCAACATCATCAAGACATACAAAGACAAGCTGCCTGTCATCTTTCCAGGACGTTGCGAAGTGCCCAAAACGCTCATCTTCGCCAAGACAGACAGCCATGCGGACGACATCATCAAAGTCGTTCGTGAGGAATTCGGCGAGGGAAACGAGTTTTGCAAGAAGGTCACGTACAAAGCCAATGAGGACCCGAAGTCCGTCCTGGCGCAGTTCAGGAACAGCTACAATCCCCGCATCGCAGTGACTGTGGACATGATCGCCACGGGAACGGATGTGAAGCCCCTGGAGTGCCTTCTCTTCATGCGCGATGTTCGAAGCAAGAACTACTTCGAGCAGATGAAGGGGCGCGGCACCAGAACCCTTGATTATGACGGGTTGAAAAAGGTCACGCCTTCGGCATCCAGCAACAAGACGCATTTCGTCATCGTAGACGCCATCGGCGTCACCAAGTCGCACAAGACGGATAGTCGCGCTCTGGAGCGAAAACCCACCGTCTCGCTGAAGGACTTGCTCATGAGCGTGATGATGGGCGCGACGGACGACGACACCCTGACCAGTCTGGCAAGCAGGCTGACACGACTGAACCACCAGCTCACTCCCGAGGATCAGAAGCGCATCGAAGTAAAAACGGACGGGGTTCCCCTCTCGCAAATCACAAAAGACCTGCTGGGGGCCATGAACCCCGACAAGATCGACACCAAGGCGCGGGAGCAATTCAACCTCACGGACGAACAGGAGCCTACGGAAGACCAGAGCACCAAGGCCAGGCAAGAATTGGTCAAGAACGCGACCACGGTGTTCACTGGCGAGGTCTGCGAACTGCTGGACACGATCCGAAGGGAGCATGAGCAGACCATTGACAACCACAATCTCGATACGGTCCTTCGGGCCGAGTGGGAAGGCGACAGCATTGAGAACGCCACCAAGCTCACCACCGAGTTTGCGGAATATGTCAAAGAGCACAAGGACGAGATTGTCGCGCTGAGCATCTATTTTGACCAGCCGTACCGCCGCAGGGAAGTCACCTACGACATGGTGAAAACCCTGCTGACAAAGTTGAAGACCGACCAGCCCAAGCTGGCTCCGGTTCGTATCTGGCACGCCTACGCCTTGCTGGACAAAGTGACTGGAAAGTCGCCTGAAAATGAACTGACAGCCTTGGTGTCTTTGATTAGACGTGTATGCGGCTTGGACACATCCATCGCCCCCTATGGTGACACGGTGCGAGAAAACTTCAAGCGCTGGATTTTCAAACGCCATCAAGGAAGCGGCTCGAAGTTCGATGAAGAGCAGATGACCTGGCTGCG